The following DNA comes from Terriglobia bacterium.
AGGTGCGGTCTGTGACCGCACGCATTTCGCAGAACAAGGATTACTGCTTCACTTTACGGTCGCCGCCAGGCTTGGCGCTGTAGGGCTGCGCGGGAAGGCCGCCCAGCGTGATGACGGTCTTGCCGTCTCCGCGCGTCAGGCCGGCGGCCCATGCGTGTTTGGATCCATCCTTGGCCTGGAACGCCGTCACGGTGATCTCTTCGTGGTTGACCATCATCGATCTGTACACGCCGGTGTTGAAGCCGTTACGCACGAGAACGTTGGGTGGAGGCAGTTCGAGAGCCCAGTGGATGATTCTGCCGCGTCTGGAACGAATCCTGCATGTTTCCTACGATGCGACCATGCGGTATTCTCAAAGGGAGGTTTCCCCGATGCACAATCTTTCCTTTATGGTACAGGTCTTCAAAGAAGGGGATCTGTATGTAGCGCACGTTCCGCAGCTTGACATTTCAAGCTGCGGCGAAACCAAAGAAAAGGCCCGCGCCAACATCCAGGATGCCGTGCGCGGCTTCATCGAGGCTGCTGGAGACAAGGGCACACTGGACGAAATCCTCGAGGAGGCCGGTTTCGAGCGCGTCGGCAGTGATTGGAACGCGCCGGAAGTCTCAGTTGATCGCGTGACGATGACCGTCTGATGCATGCCCGCCATCAAGCCGGTTTCCTACCAGATGCTCGTTAAAGTCTTCGAACAGGCCGGGTTTACCTTTGATCGCCAGCGCGGCGATCACCTCATTTACACGAAAGCCGATATCAAACGGCCGCTCGTGATTCCGATGTATTCGGCCGTTCCCGTGTTCATCATCAAGAACCTGCTCCGTACGGCAGGGCTGAGCCGGGAACGGTATTTCGATTTGCTCGGAAGGTGATTAGCTGATGTCCCAGTGACTTATTGTTGTCCGTCGGACGATGTAGGAGCGTATCTGCCTGGCGTGAACCGGCTTGAACATCGAAAGATCGACACGAAAGTGATGCCGTCCGGTGCGAACTTCCCGGCGATGAATCAGAAGACCTTCCCCGCCTTGAACATGCGCGCAGCAAGTGACATGCTGAACTTATGTCGAAGATGATCCAGGTAAGACATGTTCCGGACCGCCTGCACCGGGAATCGCTCAGCGCTGCTCCGTAAGGAATTATCCATCGATCGTGCCGCAGAGGCTTTACAGGATTACGAGGACCTCCCTCTCCGGCTCAACACCCACCGGCCATTCCTCAAACGAGTATGGGAATTGCGGAATAATTTCAGCGCCTACGACGCGGCGTACGTGGTACTCGCCGAACAACTGAAAGCGGAGTTCTTGACGGCGGACAATCGCCTCGCCCGGTCGGTACGCGCTCACA
Coding sequences within:
- a CDS encoding type II toxin-antitoxin system HicB family antitoxin translates to MTIIDLYTPVLKPLRTRTLGGGSSRAQWMILPRLERILHVSYDATMRYSQREVSPMHNLSFMVQVFKEGDLYVAHVPQLDISSCGETKEKARANIQDAVRGFIEAAGDKGTLDEILEEAGFERVGSDWNAPEVSVDRVTMTV
- a CDS encoding type II toxin-antitoxin system HicA family toxin; translated protein: MPAIKPVSYQMLVKVFEQAGFTFDRQRGDHLIYTKADIKRPLVIPMYSAVPVFIIKNLLRTAGLSRERYFDLLGR
- a CDS encoding type II toxin-antitoxin system VapC family toxin; protein product: MFRTACTGNRSALLRKELSIDRAAEALQDYEDLPLRLNTHRPFLKRVWELRNNFSAYDAAYVVLAEQLKAEFLTADNRLARSVRAHTSVRLIEIV